The following are encoded together in the Lactuca sativa cultivar Salinas chromosome 1, Lsat_Salinas_v11, whole genome shotgun sequence genome:
- the LOC111890897 gene encoding zinc finger CCCH domain-containing protein 24, with the protein MCSGPEPNKSASSSSSTTSNSNKMVMSPLTVETEDSFSSLLEYAANNDYEAFKRSIENDPSAIDEVGMWYVRKKGSKQIVLEHRTPLMVASTYGSINVLKLIISQPKVDVNFACGPDKFTALHCATSGGSPAAIEAVKLLLSVGADPNLEDVNGHRPVDVIVVPPKLSGVKASIEGLLMNNGLTLSLTMNMTGSWSPTMSSSPENGSGSCSPVMSKFENEIPVNSEKKEYPIDPSLPDIKNSIYSTDEFRMFSFKVRPCSRAYSHDWTECPFVHPGENARRRDPRKYHYSCVPCPDFRKGACRRGDMCEYAHGVFECWLHPAQYRTRLCKDGTSCARRVCFFAHMPEELRPLYVSTGSAVPSPRSAAAGATVMDMAAALNLLPGSPSSMSMSMSPTGNSPWPQPNVPTLHLPGSNLQSSRLRSSLSARDIPPEDLSLLRDFDSQLLNEFACFSQSRSSRSRTALAPANLEDLFSSEIGSSPRYSDQVAAGGGGGGGVFSPSHKSTVLNSVLSPINTNSLLHSSFGVSSPGRMSPRSMDHSPMAAAARLSAFNHREQLRSLSSRDFTGTGSPVGHNTSSSWSKWGSPTGKVDWSVNGEEFGKLKRSSSFELKNNGGGGGGGGGGGTDEPDLSWVQSLVKESPPEMMKNKAAAPPPTGGGAAAPPSGEDHSVLGAWLEQMQLDQLVA; encoded by the coding sequence ATGTGTAGTGGTCCTGAACCTAACAAATctgcttcatcatcatcatccaccACATCAAATTCTAACAAAATGGTCATGAGTCCACTAACTGTGGAGACCGAAGATTCTTTTTCAAGCTTACTCGAATATGCAGCTAACAATGACTATGAAGCCTTCAAACGCTCAATTGAAAACGACCCATCAGCAATCGATGAAGTCGGAATGTGGTACGTCCGCAAAAAAGGATCAAAACAAATCGTCTTAGAACACCGAACTCCATTAATGGTCGCCTCCACTTATGGCAGCATTAACGTCTTGAAATTAATCATCTCACAACCCAAAGTCGATGTCAACTTCGCCTGTGGGCCCGACAAGTTCACCGCCCTCCACTGTGCCACCTCTGGCGGCTCCCCTGCCGCCATCGAGGCCGTCAAGTTACTTTTATCGGTCGGTGCTGACCCGAATCTTGAAGATGTTAATGGACATCGACCTGTTGATGTCATCGTTGTCCCCCCGAAGTTATCCGGTGTGAAAGCTTCCATTGAAGGACTTTTAATGAACAATGGtttgactttgagtttgaccaTGAACATGACCGGATCTTGGTCTCCAACAATGTCGTCATCGCCGGAAAACGGTTCCGGTTCTTGTTCTCCGGTGATGTCAAAATTTGAAAACGAAATTCCGGTGAACTCGGAGAAAAAGGAATACCCGATTGACCCGTCTTTACCCGACATTAAAAACAGCATTTACTCAACCGATGAATTTCGTATGTTTTCTTTCAAAGTTCGACCGTGTTCACGCGCCTATTCCCATGACTGGACGGAATGTCCGTTTGTCCATCCTGGAGAAAACGCCCGCAGGCGGGACCCACGCAAGTACCATTACAGCTGTGTCCCGTGTCCCGATTTTAGAAAAGGCGCGTGTAGACGCGGTGACATGTGCGAATACGCGCACGGCGTATTCGAATGTTGGCTTCATCCCGCGCAATACCGGACACGGTTATGTAAAGACGGAACAAGTTGTGCGAGACGCGTTTGCTTTTTTGCTCATATGCCGGAGGAGCTCCGGCCGCTTTATGTCTCCACTGGGTCTGCAGTCCCGTCACCGCGGTCAGCTGCCGCCGGAGCTACTGTTATGGACATGGCGGCCGCCTTGAACCTCCTCCCGGGTTCGCCGTCTTCTATGTCGATGTCGATGTCACCCACCGGAAACAGCCCGTGGCCTCAGCCGAATGTGCCGACACTCCATCTTCCGGGAAGCAATCTGCAGTCGAGCCGCTTGAGATCGTCACTTTCCGCTAGGGACATACCGCCGGAGGATTTAAGCTTGTTGCGTGATTTTGATTCTCAATTGCTGAATGAGTTTGCGTGTTTTTCTCAATCGCGGAGCTCTCGTTCGAGAACAGCACTTGCTCCGGCGAATCTTGAAGATCTTTTCTCGTCGGAGATTGGTTCTTCTCCGCGATACTCCGACCAGGTGgcggcgggtggtggtggtggtggtggtgtgttTTCGCCTTCACACAAATCCACGGTTCTCAACAGCGTGCTTTCTCCGATCAATACGAACAGTTTATTGCATTCTTCTTTCGGGGTGTCATCGCCTGGAAGAATGTCGCCGAGAAGCATGGATCATTCTCCGATGGCGGCTGCCGCCAGGCTCTCAGCCTTTAACCACCGCGAACAGCTACGCAGTCTCAGCTCACGTGACTTCACCGGAACGGGATCTCCGGTGGGTCACAATACATCATCTTCTTGGTCGAAATGGGGGTCTCCCACCGGAAAAGTTGACTGGTCTGTGAACGGGGAGGAGTTTGGGAAACTGAAAAGGTCGTCTTCTTTTGAGCTGAAGAACAATGGCGGcggtggaggaggaggaggaggaggcggCACGGATGAGCCGGATTTGTCATGGGTTCAATCGCTAGTGAAGGAATCACCACCTGAGATGATGAAAAACAAGGCGGCGGCACCACCACCGACTGGCGGTGGTGCGGCGGCACCACCATCCGGTGAGGATCATTCAGTATTAGGAGCTTGGCTTGAGCAGATGCAACTTGATCAGCTCGTAGCTTAA